From Anaerolineae bacterium, a single genomic window includes:
- a CDS encoding FHA domain-containing protein, which yields MTGRVVCTYCGYRNRAGAPECWACAAPLPPARTDDALRTTTVLPEGITPPEKTRQVPPEPPHNEPRWGEARIDEHTQVVAVVIPGGETLKLDVQQTGTLILGRLAGPDLPMPHLDLSPYGAAEMGVSREHLQLGLKDYSLYVTDLGSTNGTFLNGLRVMPNQPRIVRDRDEIRLGQLKLQIHFLQPEGHHE from the coding sequence GTGACTGGCCGTGTGGTGTGCACTTACTGTGGATACCGAAACCGCGCTGGCGCGCCGGAATGCTGGGCCTGCGCCGCACCGTTGCCGCCTGCCAGGACGGATGACGCCCTGCGGACAACGACGGTGCTGCCGGAGGGGATAACGCCACCCGAAAAGACCCGCCAGGTTCCTCCGGAACCGCCTCACAATGAACCGCGCTGGGGCGAGGCGCGCATTGACGAGCATACTCAGGTCGTGGCGGTCGTGATCCCCGGCGGTGAAACGCTCAAACTGGATGTCCAGCAGACAGGCACGTTGATCCTGGGGCGCCTGGCCGGGCCAGACCTGCCGATGCCACACCTCGATCTTTCACCGTATGGGGCGGCGGAGATGGGTGTTTCCAGGGAGCATCTCCAGCTGGGGCTAAAGGATTATTCGCTGTATGTGACCGACCTGGGCAGCACCAACGGCACGTTTCTCAACGGGCTGCGGGTGATGCCCAACCAGCCCCGCATTGTACGCGACAGGGATGAAATCCGCCTGGGACAGCTCAAGCTACAGATCCATTTTCTCCAGCCGGAGGGCCATCACGAATAG
- a CDS encoding ATP-dependent zinc metalloprotease FtsH, with product MSSRIWIFLGLGLLLMLGLQFLASGTSVSNEVSLSQLADAIKSGSVTRLVVRAETDILAELRDGSVIASRKERASSIYETLHGLGIPDERIQSLDIAIQSGDTFGSLLLSLIPLLLPTALLGFLVWRMVRTVRIGQDQTLGFGRSRARVARDMERPTVTFNDVAGADEAKQELQEIVEFLREPDKFIQLGARIPKGVLMVGPPGTGKTLMARAVAGEAGVPFFSISGSEFVEMFVGVGASRVRDLFDRAKKEAPAIVFVDEIDAVGRQRGTGLGGGHDEREQTLNQILTEMDGFETGTNVIVMAATNRPDVLDPALLRPGRFDRKVMLDRPDVKGREAILRVHTKGKPLASDVDLDALARLTPGFAGADIENLVNEAAILAARRNKRTIGMREFQEAMERIIAGPERRSRVIQPKEREIVAYHEAGHAVVMHFLPEADPVHKITIIPRGQAGGYTMSLPEEDSMLVSREKFEDQIAGLLAGRAAEEITFNRITTGAANDLERATQIARAMVTRYGMSEKLGLRTFGEQAGNIFLGRDLMEQRNYSEEAAVQIDQEVRRILDHAYLRAKSILQEHRAKLIRVSQTLLERETIDREEFENIMRSSPEPAAVSTEAAVAS from the coding sequence ATGTCGTCACGGATCTGGATATTCCTGGGCCTTGGCTTGCTCTTGATGTTGGGCCTGCAATTCCTGGCCAGCGGGACATCCGTGAGCAATGAAGTCTCGCTCAGCCAGCTGGCGGACGCTATCAAAAGCGGGAGTGTCACCCGTCTGGTAGTGCGGGCCGAGACCGACATTCTGGCCGAGTTGCGGGATGGCAGCGTCATCGCCAGCCGCAAGGAGCGCGCCAGCAGCATTTACGAAACGTTGCACGGCCTGGGCATCCCTGATGAGCGCATCCAGAGCCTGGATATTGCCATCCAGTCCGGCGATACGTTTGGCTCGCTACTGTTGAGCCTGATTCCTTTGCTGCTGCCAACTGCTTTGTTGGGCTTTCTGGTCTGGCGAATGGTTCGCACCGTGCGCATTGGACAGGACCAGACGCTGGGCTTTGGGCGTAGCCGGGCGCGTGTCGCCCGTGATATGGAGCGCCCCACCGTCACCTTCAACGATGTCGCCGGCGCAGATGAGGCCAAGCAGGAGCTTCAGGAGATTGTCGAATTCCTCCGGGAGCCGGATAAGTTCATCCAGCTTGGCGCACGCATTCCCAAAGGCGTCCTGATGGTTGGTCCGCCCGGCACCGGCAAGACGCTCATGGCCCGCGCTGTCGCCGGGGAGGCGGGTGTGCCATTCTTCAGCATCTCCGGCTCGGAATTTGTAGAGATGTTCGTCGGCGTGGGCGCCAGCCGGGTGCGCGACCTCTTTGACCGGGCCAAGAAAGAAGCGCCGGCCATTGTCTTCGTCGATGAGATCGATGCCGTTGGTCGCCAGCGCGGGACCGGCCTGGGCGGCGGTCACGACGAGCGCGAGCAAACGCTTAACCAGATACTGACGGAAATGGATGGCTTCGAGACAGGCACCAACGTGATTGTCATGGCTGCCACCAACCGGCCTGATGTGCTTGACCCGGCGTTGTTGCGTCCGGGCCGCTTTGACCGCAAGGTCATGCTGGACCGGCCAGACGTCAAAGGGCGCGAGGCTATCCTGCGCGTGCACACCAAAGGCAAGCCACTGGCTTCCGACGTTGACCTGGATGCGCTGGCCAGACTAACGCCAGGCTTTGCCGGGGCAGATATTGAGAATCTGGTCAACGAAGCGGCTATCCTGGCCGCCCGCCGCAACAAGCGGACCATCGGCATGCGTGAATTCCAGGAGGCCATGGAACGGATCATCGCTGGCCCGGAGCGCCGCAGCCGGGTGATCCAGCCCAAGGAACGCGAGATCGTCGCCTATCACGAGGCCGGTCATGCCGTGGTCATGCACTTCCTGCCGGAAGCTGATCCTGTGCACAAGATCACGATCATCCCGCGCGGCCAGGCGGGCGGCTATACCATGAGCCTGCCCGAAGAAGACAGCATGCTCGTCAGCCGGGAGAAGTTTGAGGATCAGATTGCCGGCCTGCTGGCTGGGCGGGCCGCGGAAGAAATCACCTTCAACCGGATCACTACTGGCGCCGCCAATGATCTGGAACGCGCTACTCAGATCGCGCGGGCGATGGTCACCCGCTACGGCATGAGCGAAAAGCTGGGTCTGCGCACCTTTGGCGAACAGGCTGGCAACATCTTCCTGGGCCGTGACCTGATGGAGCAGCGCAATTACAGCGAAGAGGCCGCGGTGCAGATCGACCAGGAAGTGCGCCGCATCCTGGATCACGCATACCTGCGTGCCAAATCCATCCTCCAGGAACACCGTGCCAAGCTGATCCGGGTCAGCCAGACCCTGCTGGAGCGCGAAACGATTGACCGCGAGGAGTTCGAGAACATCATGCGCAGCAGCCCTGAACCGGCTGCCGTGAGCACCGAGGCGGCGGTGGCCTCATAG
- a CDS encoding fused MFS/spermidine synthase yields MLSRRLLYGAAFVAGMTTLGIEMSITRLIGAILGTADIVWAAVITLVLVYLTLGYVLGGRWADRSPQPVTFFRLLAWTALAAGLVPVVARPLMLRMASAFALANLDLAVLIVVGLSVAILFAVPMILLGCVSPFVVRLAISDTATAGRAAGQVYAVSTLGSLLGTFAPTLVLIPAIGTAWTFGLFALILLAAALLGLYRLSPRRALLHAWMPVLLLILLAAGIRGPVKPAPAGTTLLYEKETAYNYVQVVEVNPGMIVSRQPAGTRLLMLNEGQGVHSVYHPEHLQTGATWDMFLAAPYFNDGVDPATIDRIAIIGLAAGTIAQQYTAVYGPVAIDGIEIDPGIVEAGRRFFGMTMPNLNVIVGDGRYGLAHLPGGYDLIAIDAYRVPYIPWHLTTVEFFTEVREKLAPQGVVMINVGRAASDRRFVDAIAATMLQVYPTVQAIDVPYSFNTLLVGTQTPTTADNLIRNRQALPADAHPLLRDTLTLAAESLAEVVPSTTIFTDERAPVETMINTMILEFILGADNLSQIQG; encoded by the coding sequence ATGCTTTCAAGACGATTGCTGTACGGCGCAGCATTTGTCGCCGGGATGACTACGCTGGGCATTGAGATGTCCATCACCCGCCTGATCGGGGCGATCCTGGGCACGGCTGACATCGTCTGGGCGGCGGTGATCACGCTGGTGCTGGTGTACCTGACGCTAGGCTATGTGCTTGGCGGCCGGTGGGCGGATCGCTCGCCACAGCCTGTCACATTCTTCCGGCTGTTGGCCTGGACGGCGCTGGCTGCAGGGTTGGTACCGGTAGTAGCGCGTCCCCTGATGCTCAGAATGGCCTCCGCGTTTGCGCTGGCAAACCTGGATCTTGCCGTGTTAATCGTGGTGGGGCTGAGCGTGGCGATCCTGTTCGCGGTGCCGATGATATTGCTGGGATGCGTCTCGCCTTTTGTGGTCAGGCTGGCCATCTCAGATACGGCCACGGCGGGCCGGGCAGCGGGGCAGGTCTACGCTGTGTCTACCCTGGGCAGCCTGCTGGGCACCTTTGCGCCGACGCTGGTGTTGATCCCGGCAATAGGCACAGCCTGGACGTTTGGCTTATTTGCGCTGATCCTGCTAGCGGCGGCCCTGCTGGGGCTTTACCGCCTTTCCCCGCGTCGCGCCCTGCTGCACGCCTGGATGCCAGTACTGCTGTTGATCTTACTGGCGGCGGGCATCCGGGGGCCGGTCAAACCGGCGCCCGCCGGAACAACGCTGCTCTATGAGAAAGAGACTGCTTACAACTACGTGCAGGTTGTCGAGGTCAATCCGGGGATGATCGTCTCCCGCCAGCCGGCCGGGACGCGCCTGTTGATGCTCAACGAAGGGCAGGGGGTGCATTCGGTCTACCATCCAGAGCATTTGCAGACCGGCGCTACCTGGGATATGTTCCTGGCCGCGCCCTACTTTAATGACGGTGTTGACCCGGCGACCATCGACCGGATCGCGATCATCGGTCTGGCGGCGGGTACGATCGCTCAGCAATACACAGCGGTGTACGGGCCAGTTGCCATCGATGGCATCGAGATTGACCCCGGCATTGTAGAAGCCGGGCGGCGATTCTTTGGCATGACCATGCCCAATCTGAATGTGATCGTCGGCGATGGGCGTTATGGGCTGGCCCACTTGCCCGGCGGCTATGACCTGATCGCCATCGATGCTTACCGGGTCCCGTATATTCCCTGGCACCTGACTACGGTGGAGTTCTTCACAGAGGTCAGGGAAAAGCTGGCCCCGCAGGGCGTGGTGATGATCAATGTCGGGCGGGCTGCTTCCGACCGCCGTTTTGTCGATGCCATTGCTGCGACCATGCTGCAGGTCTACCCGACCGTGCAGGCCATCGATGTGCCTTATTCATTCAATACGCTGCTGGTGGGGACGCAGACCCCGACGACGGCTGATAATCTCATCCGCAACCGGCAGGCTCTACCAGCGGACGCCCATCCACTGTTGCGGGATACCCTGACGCTGGCCGCCGAGTCGCTGGCGGAAGTCGTGCCATCGACAACGATCTTCACTGATGAACGCGCACCGGTCGAAACGATGATCAACACCATGATTCTGGAATTTATCCTGGGGGCGGACAATCTATCTCAGATTCAGGGATAG
- a CDS encoding NAD-binding protein, producing MKTVGYIGLGLMGASMARNLMKAGYPLVVHNRSRAIVDQLAAEGATPAFSPKEVAAQVDVVFTNLPDSPDVEQVALGPDGIIAGAHPGLIFVDNSTIKPETARHIAAELARAGIRALDAPVSGGDIGARAGTLTIMVGGPVDAFEEVLPLFQAMGKTITHIGESGAGQVAKAANQIMVAAQMAGMAEALVLAQKSGVDPRKVVEAISKGAAQCWALDTKPARIFRRELTPGFKAYMQLKDLNIVLDTGGAYAVPLPVTAAIQQLYRAMIAAGNGDLDNSAVITVLEALAGVTVESS from the coding sequence ATGAAGACAGTCGGGTACATCGGTCTGGGGCTGATGGGTGCCTCTATGGCCCGCAACCTGATGAAGGCGGGTTACCCGCTGGTGGTGCACAACCGCAGCCGGGCGATCGTCGACCAGCTTGCCGCAGAGGGTGCAACACCCGCCTTTTCGCCCAAAGAAGTTGCAGCCCAGGTCGATGTGGTTTTCACCAATCTGCCCGATTCGCCGGATGTGGAACAGGTCGCCCTCGGCCCGGACGGGATCATCGCCGGCGCGCACCCGGGCCTGATCTTTGTTGACAACAGCACCATCAAACCGGAAACCGCCCGTCACATTGCCGCCGAGCTGGCTCGCGCCGGCATCCGGGCGCTGGATGCGCCGGTCAGCGGCGGCGACATTGGTGCGCGGGCCGGGACGCTGACGATCATGGTCGGTGGGCCGGTCGACGCCTTTGAGGAGGTATTGCCGCTGTTTCAGGCAATGGGCAAGACCATCACCCATATAGGCGAGAGCGGCGCCGGTCAGGTTGCCAAGGCCGCCAACCAGATTATGGTCGCCGCGCAGATGGCCGGCATGGCCGAAGCGCTGGTGCTGGCGCAGAAGAGCGGCGTCGATCCGCGCAAAGTCGTAGAAGCCATCAGCAAAGGCGCGGCGCAATGCTGGGCGCTTGACACCAAACCGGCGCGCATCTTCCGCCGGGAACTGACCCCCGGTTTCAAAGCCTACATGCAGCTCAAGGACCTGAACATTGTGCTGGATACCGGCGGCGCCTACGCCGTCCCGCTCCCGGTGACAGCCGCCATCCAGCAGCTCTACCGGGCCATGATCGCCGCCGGGAACGGTGACCTGGACAACAGCGCCGTGATCACGGTGTTGGAGGCGCTGGCTGGTGTGACCGTCGAATCGTCCTGA
- a CDS encoding WecB/TagA/CpsF family glycosyltransferase, with protein sequence MAISPATSHKWLVVKLADIGDLLTITPALSLLRATRPADTVHILTTAHSAPILPPDLYDEIILFDKFAFDRPRDLFHPANLQGALALARRLRRERYDTVLILHHLTTPFGAFKYAALVLASAAPRRIGLDNGRGWFLTGRVPDHGFGVVHEVVCWLQVVNLALGAAATSPLRPPDFPLRVRITAADRAWAAGRLPQGSRPRIAIHTGSGGYAPARRWDPLAFAAVADQLQQRLNAHIVLVGGHTDGVELTRQAMAHTPTDLSGSTTLPQLAAALEACDLFIGADSGVMHLAAAAGTPVLALFGPSNAAAWGPWSDRAVILTGGSRCSPCSYILSAVGQREGCPARTCMRLITPEAVVATAENILAGRNVEGATLSTQPEHHRLRILGVPVDAITWQDLRRTITAWITSDRPRQMCTVNPEFVMVAQQDINFYNILNRADLCVADGQGLLWAARYLGSPLPERITGSDGVPLIAGWAAEAGWSIFLLGAAEGVAARAAAILQETYPGLRIAGTYAGSPAPQDEDDIVARINASGADILFVAYGAPAQDKWIARNLPRLRVRVAAGVGGAFDFIAGVQKRAPLAWRRLGLEWLYRLTRQPWRWRRMTRLPRFVLAVLWRGRRGPARFEGPRR encoded by the coding sequence ATGGCTATCTCGCCTGCTACCTCCCACAAGTGGCTGGTGGTCAAACTGGCCGACATCGGCGACCTGCTGACTATCACGCCCGCTCTAAGCCTGCTGCGTGCAACCCGGCCCGCAGACACGGTGCACATCCTGACCACCGCTCACAGCGCCCCGATTCTACCGCCCGATCTCTATGACGAGATCATCCTGTTCGACAAGTTCGCCTTCGATCGCCCACGCGATCTGTTCCACCCGGCCAACCTGCAGGGTGCGCTGGCGCTGGCTCGCCGCCTGCGCCGCGAGCGCTATGATACCGTCCTCATCCTGCACCACCTGACGACGCCTTTTGGCGCGTTCAAGTACGCGGCACTGGTCCTGGCTAGCGCCGCGCCCCGCCGGATCGGTCTGGACAATGGCCGCGGCTGGTTCCTGACCGGGCGGGTTCCCGATCACGGATTCGGCGTGGTCCACGAAGTCGTCTGCTGGCTGCAGGTAGTCAACCTGGCGCTTGGCGCTGCGGCAACTTCGCCATTGCGTCCGCCAGATTTCCCCCTGCGCGTCCGGATCACCGCCGCTGACCGCGCCTGGGCCGCCGGGCGGCTGCCGCAAGGTAGCCGCCCCCGCATTGCCATTCACACAGGCAGCGGTGGCTATGCGCCCGCCCGCCGCTGGGACCCTCTTGCCTTTGCCGCCGTCGCCGATCAACTCCAGCAGCGACTCAACGCGCACATTGTGCTGGTCGGCGGGCACACCGACGGCGTCGAACTCACCCGTCAGGCGATGGCCCACACACCAACCGACCTCTCTGGCAGTACTACCCTACCCCAGCTGGCCGCTGCCCTAGAAGCCTGTGACCTGTTCATTGGCGCAGATAGCGGTGTGATGCACCTGGCAGCTGCCGCGGGGACACCTGTCCTGGCCCTTTTCGGGCCGAGCAACGCCGCTGCCTGGGGGCCCTGGTCGGATCGCGCCGTCATCCTGACCGGCGGGAGCCGCTGCAGCCCGTGCAGCTACATCCTCAGCGCGGTGGGGCAGCGCGAAGGTTGCCCGGCCCGCACCTGCATGCGCCTGATCACGCCTGAAGCCGTTGTGGCAACCGCTGAGAACATACTTGCCGGGCGTAACGTCGAGGGCGCGACGCTCTCCACACAGCCGGAGCATCACCGCCTGCGTATTCTGGGCGTGCCTGTGGACGCCATCACCTGGCAAGACCTGCGGCGCACTATCACCGCCTGGATCACCAGCGACCGTCCGCGCCAGATGTGCACCGTCAACCCGGAATTTGTGATGGTCGCCCAGCAGGACATCAACTTCTACAACATCCTCAACCGCGCCGATCTATGCGTCGCAGATGGTCAGGGGTTGCTGTGGGCGGCGCGATACCTCGGCTCGCCCCTGCCGGAGCGCATCACCGGCTCGGATGGCGTCCCGCTGATCGCTGGCTGGGCAGCGGAAGCGGGCTGGTCGATCTTCCTGCTGGGCGCAGCGGAAGGCGTCGCGGCGCGGGCGGCGGCTATCTTGCAGGAAACGTATCCGGGCCTGCGTATCGCCGGGACGTATGCCGGCAGCCCGGCCCCGCAGGATGAAGACGACATCGTCGCGCGGATCAATGCCAGCGGCGCGGATATCCTGTTCGTCGCCTACGGCGCACCGGCGCAGGACAAATGGATCGCCCGTAACCTGCCCCGCCTGCGTGTCAGGGTGGCCGCTGGCGTGGGAGGCGCATTCGACTTCATCGCCGGGGTACAAAAGCGCGCGCCGCTGGCCTGGCGACGCCTGGGTCTGGAATGGCTCTACCGCCTGACCCGCCAGCCCTGGCGCTGGAGGCGGATGACCCGCCTGCCCCGCTTCGTGCTGGCGGTCCTCTGGCGCGGGCGGCGCGGCCCGGCCCGCTTTGAAGGTCCGCGCCGCTGA
- a CDS encoding FHA domain-containing protein, with amino-acid sequence MLTLPPKNTKGDTVLLSERVHPMLQQSGTPPRTGILAPPWRLLLHLGGDHHTTIGLEVREHVVIGRRDPLAGFTPDLDLTSYGGKEHGVSRRHAVIVQDEAALYVKDLNTTNGTRINGFQLEPERLYRLRDGDELELGRLRMIVRFVRAPY; translated from the coding sequence ATGTTAACCTTGCCCCCCAAGAACACCAAAGGCGATACCGTGCTGTTGAGCGAGCGCGTCCATCCGATGCTGCAACAGAGCGGCACGCCACCCAGGACCGGTATACTCGCCCCACCATGGCGTCTGCTGTTGCATCTTGGCGGCGATCATCATACAACGATCGGGCTGGAAGTCCGCGAGCATGTGGTCATCGGTCGGCGGGACCCCCTGGCAGGTTTCACACCCGATCTGGATCTGACGTCTTATGGTGGCAAAGAGCATGGGGTTTCCCGCCGCCATGCGGTTATCGTGCAGGATGAGGCGGCACTGTACGTCAAAGATCTGAACACCACTAACGGTACCCGGATCAATGGCTTTCAGCTGGAACCAGAACGCCTGTATCGCCTGCGTGACGGCGATGAACTGGAACTGGGGCGGCTCCGGATGATCGTCCGCTTTGTGCGCGCGCCCTACTAA
- a CDS encoding ribokinase, translated as MSFTFEHGEYVLVVGSAGIDVKGRPDYNPVSGASVPGRIRSSVGGVARNIAENLARLEVPTLLLSAVGDDAPGRRVLDRCAEAGIDISHVKIVPGENTGHYMAILTPDGQLSMAVNDYTITSTINAAYLLEHETLFPPAQMIIIDANLEDRTLVTLFDLAAKYRVPVCADPTTPSLAVRLRPFLNRIMMITPNLMEAAVLWGRSSLTYTPETALSAAQFLLERGVRIAVVTLGVHGLAYASGSDRGLIPAIRTEVVDETGAGDALTAGVIFGLLHEVPLDEALRLGVSAASLTLRSRETVVKELSQELLYDQLVF; from the coding sequence ATGAGCTTCACGTTTGAACATGGCGAATACGTGCTGGTCGTTGGCTCGGCAGGCATTGATGTCAAAGGGCGACCAGACTACAACCCTGTCAGCGGCGCTTCGGTGCCCGGTCGCATTCGCAGCAGCGTCGGCGGCGTCGCACGCAACATCGCCGAGAATCTCGCCCGCCTGGAAGTACCCACCCTGCTACTTTCCGCCGTTGGCGATGATGCACCGGGCCGCCGGGTGCTGGATCGCTGCGCTGAAGCTGGCATTGACATCTCGCATGTAAAGATCGTCCCCGGTGAGAACACTGGCCACTATATGGCCATTCTGACCCCTGATGGTCAACTGAGCATGGCGGTCAACGACTACACCATCACCAGTACCATCAATGCGGCTTACCTGCTGGAACACGAAACACTGTTTCCTCCTGCCCAGATGATCATTATCGACGCTAACCTGGAGGATCGGACGCTGGTTACGCTGTTCGACCTGGCCGCCAAGTATCGCGTGCCAGTCTGCGCCGATCCCACCACCCCGTCGCTGGCGGTGCGGCTGCGGCCATTCCTGAACCGCATCATGATGATCACCCCTAACCTGATGGAAGCGGCGGTGCTCTGGGGACGCTCAAGCCTGACCTACACCCCCGAAACTGCCCTCAGCGCGGCCCAGTTCCTGCTGGAACGCGGCGTACGCATCGCAGTGGTAACGCTGGGCGTGCATGGCCTGGCTTACGCCAGCGGCAGCGACCGCGGCCTGATCCCGGCAATTCGCACCGAAGTTGTTGATGAAACCGGCGCCGGTGATGCCCTGACGGCTGGTGTGATTTTCGGACTGCTCCATGAGGTCCCGCTGGATGAAGCGTTGCGGCTGGGTGTATCAGCGGCTTCCCTGACCCTGCGCTCGCGGGAGACCGTGGTCAAGGAACTGAGCCAGGAACTGCTGTACGATCAGCTGGTCTTCTAG
- a CDS encoding aminotransferase class I/II-fold pyridoxal phosphate-dependent enzyme has protein sequence MIMRLMAERVSKLGPSVFAEINALARQHQAVNLGQGAPDFDAPPEVIQSAVEALRSGQTAWYAPSTGTPALRLAVAEHARRHYGQLVDPETDVLVVAGASLGVFYAILGLVNPGDEVIVFEPFFDTYVPNIEMAGAVPRYVTLRPPRWAFDPDELAGAFNSRTRAIVVNTPHNPTGKVFSREELTIIAELCQRWDAVAIVDEVYEHLLYDGTTHVRLATLPGMAERTVTLSSAGKTFGVTGFKIGWCIAPSTLLEGVRRVHEFSMFATAHPLQEAVATALAFPQSFYDDLRAFYGLRRNILLRIMRQAGLDVLLPDQLGAFYLVADFSRVFSGDDLAFARHLVTAYGVACIPLTPFYSPEHRTDGQRLVRFTFCKREDTLRVAEERLSRLQARS, from the coding sequence ATGATCATGAGATTGATGGCTGAGCGGGTGAGTAAACTGGGGCCGAGTGTTTTTGCGGAAATCAATGCTCTGGCGCGTCAGCATCAGGCGGTCAACCTGGGGCAGGGCGCGCCGGATTTTGACGCGCCGCCGGAAGTCATCCAATCCGCAGTGGAAGCGTTACGCTCCGGCCAGACGGCCTGGTACGCGCCCTCCACCGGCACCCCCGCCCTGCGGCTGGCCGTCGCCGAACATGCGCGTCGTCACTACGGCCAGCTGGTCGATCCTGAGACGGATGTGCTGGTGGTCGCCGGGGCCTCGCTGGGTGTGTTCTACGCCATACTGGGCCTGGTTAACCCAGGCGATGAGGTCATCGTCTTTGAGCCATTTTTCGATACCTATGTGCCGAATATCGAGATGGCCGGGGCTGTGCCCCGCTATGTCACCCTGCGCCCCCCGCGCTGGGCATTCGACCCGGATGAACTGGCAGGGGCTTTCAATTCCCGGACGCGGGCCATCGTGGTCAATACGCCCCATAACCCCACAGGCAAGGTTTTCAGCCGGGAAGAACTGACGATCATCGCTGAGCTATGTCAGCGCTGGGATGCGGTCGCCATCGTCGATGAGGTCTACGAGCATCTGCTCTATGATGGCACGACGCATGTACGGCTGGCCACGCTGCCCGGCATGGCCGAACGCACGGTGACGCTGAGCAGCGCCGGCAAGACTTTCGGCGTGACCGGCTTCAAAATAGGCTGGTGCATCGCCCCATCAACCCTGCTGGAAGGGGTCAGGCGCGTCCACGAGTTCAGCATGTTCGCCACCGCCCATCCCTTGCAGGAGGCGGTGGCGACCGCCCTGGCTTTCCCGCAGTCGTTCTATGACGATCTGCGGGCTTTTTATGGATTGCGTCGGAATATCCTGTTGCGGATAATGCGTCAGGCCGGACTGGACGTGCTGTTGCCGGATCAACTGGGGGCATTCTACCTGGTGGCGGATTTTAGCCGCGTCTTTTCCGGGGACGACCTGGCCTTCGCCCGGCATCTGGTCACGGCGTATGGCGTCGCCTGTATCCCGCTCACGCCCTTCTATAGTCCGGAGCACCGCACGGACGGGCAAAGGCTGGTGCGCTTCACTTTCTGCAAACGTGAGGATACACTGAGGGTAGCGGAAGAACGCCTGAGTCGCCTGCAGGCACGGAGCTGA